From one Dysidea avara chromosome 9, odDysAvar1.4, whole genome shotgun sequence genomic stretch:
- the LOC136265677 gene encoding transmembrane protein 115-like, translating to MRNKEDISKHVISMIQNSTLVTRGLCAFIILLYLIGFIPSVDTQLVMTPGFLIPPQVKVWTLVTSPFYETSFIVLLMDLAVLTVVGHVLEPLWNIRSYLIFIAVVNVGGLTLAALICYAVYFIARLESFLFLPFNGMYGFTCACAVAFKQAHPDRPVLPVLPFLRYKDLPILLLLVFVTLTVLGILSSSYVIMSSTYIVVSWVFLRFYQTKSDGSRGDMADSFSFASFFPEAVQPLVSVASGSVFHLLVMTSICPEAVRTYDVGASSSAITITLPGTLPADAQRRKQRAIKALNERLNKLDQPQSSQWPSMEDEDSTPSQPLPQGSPDTIELQDVAVETEPSKETTNEPALTTTDHTS from the exons ATGCGTAATAAAGAAGACATTTCTAAG CACGTTATTAGCATGATACAAAACTCAACGCTGGTAACTAGAGGTTTATGTGCGTTTATCATACTGCTCTACTTGATCGGGTTTATACCCAGCGTGGATACGCAGCTGGTGATGACACCTGGATT ttTAATACCACCACAAGTGAAGGTGTGGACTCTAGTAACGTCACCATTTTATGAGACATCATTCATTGTG TTGTTAATGGATTTGGCAGTATTAACTGTAGTAGGACACGTATTGGAACCATTGTGGAATATTAGATCTTACTTG ATATTTATTGCTGTGGTGAATGTTGGTGGATTAACCCTTGCAGCACTTATCTGTTATGCTGTCTACTTCATTGCAAGATTAGAGTCATTTCT GTTTCTACCGTTCAATGGGATGTATGGCTTCACCTGTGCTTGTGCTGTGGCCTTCAAACAGGCTCATCCTGATCGACCGGTTTTACCTGTATTACCATTCTTAAGATACAAG GATTTACCAATTCTACTACTACTTGTGTTCGTAACATTAACGGTGTTGGGAATTCTATCATCATCTTATGTCATTATGTCATCAACGTACATTGTTGTGTCGTGGGTGTTCCTGCGCTTCTACCAGACCAAGTCAGATGGGTCAAGAGGGGACATGGCTGACAGCTTCTCTTTTGCTTCATTCTTTCCTGAAGCAGTTCA GCCACTGGTTTCTGTGGCAAGTGGATCAGTGTTCCACTTGCTAGTGATGACCAGTATATGCCCTGAGGCAGTTCGGACATATGATGTGGGAGCATCGTCCTCAGCTATCACCATAACTTTACCAGGTACCCTACCTGCTGATGCTCAACGAAGAAA ACAAAGGGCTATTAAGGCCCTCAACGAACGTCTCAACAAATTAGATCAACCTCAATCTAGCCAATGGCCTTCCATGGAGGACGAGGACTCCACCCCTTCACAACCACTTCCACAAGGATCCCCAGATACCATTGAACTACAAGATGTTGCCGTGGAAACTGAACCATCAAAAGAGACTACCAATGAACCTGCCCTGACTACTACTGACCACACCTCCTAG
- the LOC136266549 gene encoding DNA-directed RNA polymerases I, II, and III subunit RPABC1-like: MDDEAECHKLWRVRKTLMQLCHDRGYLVTQDELDQTIGQFKEQFGDRPSDHHPSRADLSILVEHNNDPTDQLFVFFPEDPKVGIKTIKQYCQRMQEENISRAIIVVQQGMTPSAKMALVEMAPKYILEQFMEAELMINITEHELVPEHVVMTTEEKNDLLARYKLKEHQLPRIQQSDPVARYFGLKRGQVVKIVRPSETAGRYITYRLVT; encoded by the exons ATGGATGACGAAGCAGAGTGCCACAAATTGTGGCGTGTACGAAAGACGCTTATGCAG TTATGTCACGATCGTGGATACCTCGTGACTCAAGACGAACTCGATCAGACGATAGGACAGTTTAAAGAACAATTTGGTGATCGACCAAG TGATCACCATCCATCACGTGCTGACCTGTCCATCTTAGTAGAGCACAACAATGATCCTACAG ATCAGTTGTTTGTTTTCTTTCCTGAAGATCCAAAGGTTGGCATCAAGACAATTAAACA GTACTGTCAGAGGATGCAGGAGGAGAACATATCAAGAGCCATCATTGTAGTGCAGCAGGGAATGACACCGTCTGCTAAAATG GCACTGGTAGAGATGGCTCCCAAGTACATACTGGAGCAGTTCATGGAGGCTGAACTGATGATTAATATCACCGAACATGAG CTTGTACCAGAAcatgttgtcatgacaacagaagaaaaaaatgatctGCTAGCAAGATA TAAATTAAAAGAACACCAGTTGCCACGGATACAGCAGAGTGATCCAGTGGCACGTTACTTTGGTCTAAAAAGAGGACAG GTTGTGAAGATTGTTAGACCAAGTGAGACTGCTGGACGTTATATCACCTATCGGCTGGTCACATGA
- the LOC136266547 gene encoding peroxisome biogenesis factor 2-like encodes MESETVLRVSQLDAIELDEEILEMIWTQFSNCARHFTTNVLYTIKPEMTALLRVLLWRYSVFSTGATFGQRMLGLTYAENYNSSLPLSRVRRILLLAFVVLVEWARERWGALLPWLSPVKGAILCKCMTYIEMLLKLVTLINFLSFLLHGRYPTLLQRLLNLGMSHTHKQVSQSPEYVYMNREILWHGFSEFIFAVLPLVNTSRLKRWSHNVVRRCGIQLPRPTNNCCPVCNQVPCMPHQPECGHVHCYYCLRANLLADEMFQCGVCNEPITQCHPMGTT; translated from the coding sequence ATGGAATCAGAAACGGTGCTACGAGTAAGCCAACTAGACGCGATAGAACTGGATGAAGAAATCCTGGAAATGATTTGGACCCAGTTTTCTAATTGTGCACGTCACTTCACGACCAACGTGCTGTACACGATCAAGCCAGAAATGACCGCGTTGTTGCGAGTACTACTGTGGAGGTACTCTGTATTTTCCACCGGAGCTACGTTTGGACAACGAATGCTAGGATTGACATACGCAGAGAACTACAATTCATCTTTACCATTATCACGTGTGAGGAGGATTTTGCTCCTTGCATTTGTAGTGCTTGTGGAGTGGGCACGTGAGAGATGGGGCGCCTTGTTGCCATGGTTATCACCAGTTAAAGGTGCCATCTTGTGCAAATGTATGACTTACATTGAAATGTTACTAAAATTAGTAACTTTGATCAACTTTTTATCCTTTTTGTTACACGGGAGATATCCAACTTTGCTACAACGACTACTAAATTTGGGAATGTCTCACACACACAAGCAAGTATCACAATCACCTGAATATGTCTACATGAACAGAGAAATTTTGTGGCACGGATTTTCCGAATTCATTTTTGCAGTGCTTCCCCTCGTAAATACATCACGTCTAAAGCGATGGAGTCATAATGTTGTCAGAAGATGTGGCATACAGTTACCCCGTCCCACCAATAATTGTTGTCCTGTGTGCAACCAAGTCCCCTGTATGCCACACCAGCCAGAATGTGGACATGTACATTGTTATTACTGCCTGAGAGCTAACCTTCTAGCTGATGAAATGTTTCAGTGTGGAGTATGTAAtgaacccattacacagtgccaTCCAATGGGAACAACATGA